The region GACTTTGAAGGTGCCGTGCAGAAGCGTCCAACCAAGGACGGTAGATTGAGTTAAGTACCTTATAGATCAGGGGCGCGAACTCACGATGCGTGGTCGCCCATTGCATCACCTTGAGCGCAGCGTAGTCACAGCGCCAACCGTGATCTGCATAAGTCACAGCAACCGCTTCTGGATTAATGCCCCCGATCGGCACACGTGATAGGCGAGCCACTTCAGAAAGAGGCTGCATGACTAATGCGAGTGGACTCTCCCCTAATTCGGCCCAAGGTGTACCGCGCCGCTCGGCGTGCTCAACCTCCAAAGCTAGGATCCTTTCACAGGCGTCTATATGTGACAAATCTGTAACCGCCTCGAGACCAGATCGGAGCTCGCCTTCTGCCTGCTCATTGAGTCGGGGGTGCCGCCCAGTTGATACGAACAGATCTGCATAAGAGTTCTTCAGGACTGTTGAGAGGCCGGGATAAAGCTTCGGGCTTTGGCAAAAACGCCGCCAAACTGAAGACCAAGTTGCGCCATTATCGTTCACAAGCTTCTCACCAGCAGCCGCCGGCCCGTCAGTATCCGGGTCGAAGCCGTACGTTTTGGTGCATATCTGGCGAAAAGAATGCCAGCGACCCTCATCGCAACGCTGCCGAAAGGCTTCAGAATCGCTCATCCAAGTCAGCACTTCACCCACCGGGTCTTCAACATCGAGGCGAAATAGAGCTTCAGAATCGATTCGGTGCCCCAGTAACGTGATCAGCGGTTCCACCGCAATCCTTGGCAACATGTGTAGAATTGCTTTCCGAGTGGAAGTGTCCTTGGCTATGTCGAGCCCTAACACAGCCTCAAGAAACGCCTCGACAGTCCAGTCCCGGCCGTTTCGCTGATGCCAAACTGTGCCTCGATAGACCAGCTCTACAAGCGGCTGCAGTTCGATTGGACAGTCCTCAGCGGAGCGTAGAAGCGCACGTGGAACTTTTGGAAGGTACAGTACCGGCACTGTTCCGAGCGGCGGCACGTCTGCAATAGTTCTGTCGACAACGCACTTAAGCCAAATCGCTGGACCAGATTTTAAGGCAGGATCGTATGTTCCGAGCACGTACGTATACGGCATTAATCGGCGCAAGGCTGGCATGATAGGAAGCCAGTTTGCGTCGGACTCGGTCCACAAGATAGCCGCTGGTATGGCCACACCATCTGCAGTCTGGATGGAGGCGGCGAGGGCTTGTTGAAGTGCCTCCAGCAGCGTCTTGGGTGTGGTCTGGGTGTCCGACATAATCGGGCGCTTTCACTTTAACAGGAATTCAGGCGCGGCATTCACCGCTAGTTACGTCCAATCAGCATATCCTGGCATCCTCTTCGGCGTGCAATTAGACGCTTAGTAGAGAAGCGTGAGGCTTGTTCGCGACAGCTCATCTTGTAGTACCTTTCAGAGAAGCCTTTGCTACTCTCGCTCTTTCCTTCGCAGCTGTCGTATAATGAAGATTATTCCAGCGTTTCCCATCGAAGACGCCGCTACCTGCAAAATCGGCAGCCTTTCCATCCCAAGACCAAAACCAAGGGTAATCTGTTGCTACTCTATCTTCGCTGGACTCGGTACCGCGGTCCTTGTCCCACGTGATGTTCGGCGTGACACGGAGGATGCACGCATCTGCCTTCCTCCCCTCTAACGTCCGTGCAACCATGAACGGACGGATGTTGGCTCGAACACCATCGTTGACATCTGGGTCCCAACCAACAGCCTGCAAGTGCAACGGTTTCCATCGTACAAAGAGATCGAATGGCGGTTCCCCGGCTACAATTGCCTCTAAGCGGGATTTTAGGTGCTCAGCCGCGGCAAGACGGCCGTCCGCACCTTCGACGCCAGCCTTTTGGTCTTCTCGCTGCTGATCAATCCAGTCGCCTAAGTACGTATAAATCAACTTCTCGAGCGTCCGCCTACCTTCGCCTTTCGCACCCGCGAGCTTGTGATAGTTCAAAAGTGCATGAAATCCATCGGCCCGCCCGTCCCAAACGTGCCAGATGAAGGGCCTGTCGCGGAACGTCTGCAAATGGCGCGCGAAGAATTGGTCCCGAAGGTACTCGTCCAACGTCTTCTGTCTGGCTCCCTCAGAGGCAAGAAGTTCCATCAGCTTCGAATGAGACCATTCTGTACCGTACGCTACAGCGAGCAAAGCAGTTAGCCGATCTGCAGCTCCTTGCTGACCCTTAATTGGCGTGAGGCAAACGATGCCACTTGTCTCGACATAATCCTCTAATCCGTCTGGACCTAAAGGCGGGGACTCCGCAAAGGACACACCAACTTGCCGTGGCCACAGATATCCGAGCAAACGTGCAACGGCCACCTGAAGTGGTTCATCTGAGTTCTTAGGTTGGCCGGTAAACAGCCACTGAGTTGGATCAGATGTGTGTGGGGTTGGAAGGGCATCGGCGTATTTCTCTGCAGCCACACCTTTCCAATGGGCTAGGTCAAACGGCACTACCTCGAATGTACCGTTGTTAACTTTCTTTCCCGGTTCAATCTTTCGGACTGTATTTGCTAGCTCACGCGAATGTGCGAACGCCAGAAGTGCACCAACGGCAGAACGGTCGCTTGTTGAAATGGCACATACATTGCTATCGAAAGCGTCACCAAAGTAGAGTGCTGTTGGGAGATGCCGCATTTGGCTGACGGCTATTCCGTATTGCCCCCATGCTTGAACACCCTGGCGTCGAGCTACCGCCGCGCCCCCGTCCTCCCAACGTATTATCTTTGTCAAACCGGCAACAAGCACGTCTGAACTACCTGTTGTCTGCATGAACTTCCATCCATCATGCTCCGGAACCTCCCAGAACATTCTGACGAGTCTGTCATCGTCACCCGACTTTAGGCCCTGGCGAGCTCTTGCATGGTACCCAATCACCGCTCTGTTATTATCGAAAGCGCTATCGTCGACCAGCATGATCCGGGATCCCGGCCGCGCAAGCTGCTTAGCTTGTTGGATGAATGCGACCTGCCCGAACTCTATCCGTCTGAGCTTATCCTCAAGCGCCGTATCCTTTGTTGCATCTAAGGCGAAATGCTGTGCAGCTTCGGTCGGCTCTATCGCATTAAGGCAAGCCAAGGTTGCTAGTGGACCTCGATCTCCATACGCCTGCCAGGCCTCCTCTCCGAGAGTGACAAGAAATCCGATGCTAGATTCTCTAAGGATTTTCTCTCTGAATTTGATGTAAGCCGCTTGAAACAAGGAATTTTGGGGAAATACTACGATCTGGGTTCCACCAACCGCAATATTGCTGAAGTTTTTCCTAATGAAGACCGTGGCAAGGTCTTGCTTAGCGTCTTCAAAATTGTTGTCACAAAAGTCAACTATATTTTGATGGGCCTTTCCCCTTCCCAAATAGGGAACGTTTGTAGCTACAATTGTATATCGATTATTTAACAATTCAGCTGCCTTTGACATACCCTGGGCAGCTACAGCGACCTCAGTGAGCTCATCGTTGCCATCAGCGAGGGCCTTCTGCAACAAAGGCTCGAGCAAATTGAAGTCGGCTGCAAAAATGTCGCCGCCGGCTCGACGCGGATCAATGAGACTGCCAAGCCATGGCGCCTTCGTGAACAGATCATATATCCGCTCCAGTCCGGTTCGGATTCTGGACGAAAAGATGTCGTCCTCTCTTCCAAGCAGATCGCCTGCAGGAGCCAAGCCTTGCGTAACTGCAGCTTTTTCGCCTAACCGTAACCACTCCTGCCTTGGCATACCGATGGCAAGACCGGAGCAGGCGAGGTGCAGTTTGGGTAGTGGAGCATGGCGTTTGAGCATCCGCCAAGCAGCAAATGCCAAGCTGAAGGCAGCGATCTGCGTACAGCGCGGATCAATCTCGAGCCCATAGATGTTGTCGCGCAGCACCGCTGTAACGGCTTGGTCTTTCGTTAATTGCTCTTCTGCCGAACGTAAGGCGACGAGGATAGAAAAAGCAAAAACTAGAAAGTGACCAGATCCCATGCACGGATCCATCAGGGTGATATCCTTGGCCGCCTTTGGCCAACTCTCGAATATTCCAGCCGCTGGACGCCAAGCGCCTTGGGCGGAGTCTTCTCGCACGAAACGCAGATAGGTCCACTCAACTCCGCCGACCGCGCAGGCTGCACGTAGCTCATCCTCCGTCTGAGCAGCAATTGCAAGCGCTGGATCTGCAGCTAACACCTTACCTGCCCACCACGCTCCGAGTGTGTTGTGCAGCAGGAACAAGACCATATAATCTTCGGTAAAGAGCTGGGTGACGGCCGGCAGCTCCTCAATCCCGATCTTGTTACCAGACCTGTTGGCTGCCTCTCGCTGGTCTGTCTGCCAAAACTGATAGACCCAACCTAGGCTGTCATCTGCCTGAAACATTGCCGCAGGCAGTGACTTAAGCAATTGCTCTAAAGCTAACCGCGTTTCTGGGGGCATCGCCAAAGATAGGACTGGATCATCCGTGCGAAAGATCTCGGGCAGCATCCGCTGGGCATAGTTGGCGGCCAACTCCAGCCAGTCGGATCCCTGTTCAAGCGCTAACTCCTGCATATCCTCCATTGTGAGCGACAACTCACTTCTGGGCTCAATTAGCAGGTTATTCTCCGCAAGGAAGCGGGCGAACAGCATGCGATGCCAGTGCTCATATGCACACTCGGCAACTAAGCGTTCTGTCGACTGCCTTCCATTTTGCTCGCGCCGATCACCTAGCTGACGCCCATGTGCCCGAAGCCGGTTTCGGAGCCCACGCTGCTCAGGGCTCATATGACCCCATGGCTCATGATGAGCGACAGCCAATTGATCGACCGCCTTTCGCGCGCCAACTTCCGCCACTCGGCGAGCCTGCTTAACCTTATTTTCCAGATCTCGCCGTAAATCACGCGACAGGGTTGTAGCCATATCCTGTGTCCCCGTTCTGGTTAATATTAGCCAATGAGCACAGGGCCGTTGTCGACCGCAGCAATCAGGGTACTGCGTGCCCTGGTGAGCCAAGCCTCAACATCGGTTGAGGTGCGTAACGTTGCTCGCTCGAGTGCAATAGATCTGACCTGTGGCTCCAGTAACCGTGCTGCCAATTCCAGAGCTTTTTGCACTCTCCTTGGAATTGCATCATTTTCTGCCTTAGCTCCAGCTATCCCCTTCTCGTCTAGCCGGTGAAGTAAGGCCTCATCGTTTTGTAAGTTAGGTTCAACCGGAGGCATCAGTCCTGTCTCTGCGAGAATTGCGTTTTGCTGTTCCGACGAAACGGCCTGCCAAAGGTCATTGCCGGCCAACTCCGCCAATGCCCTATCATAAAGAGCTTGATGTTCTCCATGTAGACGACCAACAGCCTCTCGAAGGAGAGCCGCCAGTGCGGCGCGAATAGGTGCGACCGGGTCCATGGGCTCCAGAAGTAGACGCTCTGAGCGGATCGCCTCCATTTGCTCGAGGTGCTCCTGCGCGCCGTCCAGCCCAACAGCGTGTCGCGCCATTCGCGTGACCAACCGCCACGCTGGAGATCGGTTAGCCGCAAGATCGCGTGCTTCCCGCCACTGCGGAATATTGTGGTTCAGAATGTCAGCCTTTGCCCGAATGGCAGCGAGCTGTTCCTGGCCAATGAGACTCTGGAGATCAGTAATCTCCGCCACGCTAGGGCACGGCGGCAACGGCGCTTCGCCGCCGGCTTGTGTTGCGAGCTTTATGAGCTCCGACAGAAATTCGGGCGCTTTTAGACCTAACTCCTCCGTTTTGCTGGTAATCTCCAGCGATTGGTAGAGCTTACGCAGTACCATCTTATCTTCAAATGTAAGCGAGCTACCCTCCTTTCGAAAATCGGCCTTTGCGATTTTGTTTTGGTCAAGTTGGCCAGCAGAGAGTGCTACCCCATTCAGGACAGCAGTCAGCATATCCACTCGGTGCAGTGCGATGAGGGCCGCATCGATAGCATCCTTGGGCCAGCCGAACGGGCTACCTTGAAGATCCTTACGCAGATCGGCACCGGTCCTACCGGCCCCAACTGTAGCAAGGACCTGCTTACACACTGCATGCTCATGGGTTGGACCAGAGTACCCGACGACCTGGAATGGAGAGTCTGCGCCCTCGCGGGCGCGTTTGATTACTGTCTCCCAATGCGCTGCGTCACCCTCATCGAATCGGGGGAAAAGGCGCACTAGCGCATCATCAGCGGCCGCCTGGATCTGCTCAGGTAGGCTAAGGCGCGTTATTTCGGCTCCGCCGCCCTGGAAGACTCGAGCGTAGGAGACTGTCTCTTTCACTAGGCGATCTAACATGCCAGCGGCCTGTGAGAGGCGGCTCTCCATGCTGAGCTTGGCTTCCTCTCCCTCTCGAGTCGAAGGAATCCCCTTCGAGTCC is a window of Microvirga lotononidis DNA encoding:
- the pglZ gene encoding BREX-1 system phosphatase PglZ type B, with translation MSDTQTTPKTLLEALQQALAASIQTADGVAIPAAILWTESDANWLPIMPALRRLMPYTYVLGTYDPALKSGPAIWLKCVVDRTIADVPPLGTVPVLYLPKVPRALLRSAEDCPIELQPLVELVYRGTVWHQRNGRDWTVEAFLEAVLGLDIAKDTSTRKAILHMLPRIAVEPLITLLGHRIDSEALFRLDVEDPVGEVLTWMSDSEAFRQRCDEGRWHSFRQICTKTYGFDPDTDGPAAAGEKLVNDNGATWSSVWRRFCQSPKLYPGLSTVLKNSYADLFVSTGRHPRLNEQAEGELRSGLEAVTDLSHIDACERILALEVEHAERRGTPWAELGESPLALVMQPLSEVARLSRVPIGGINPEAVAVTYADHGWRCDYAALKVMQWATTHREFAPLIYKVLNSIYRPWLDASARHLQSLLTPLGSNVAALSAFLDAEPGTCILFVDGLRFDVACELKERLAALNFKCDIRHRFAPLPTVTPTAKPLAMPIPGKVGPGGSSEDFCPYLSDPTSLATTQRLRQVLGQIGITHIDGQNPHGPASSGQIGWCEIGSLDELGHKLGVGLARQIDLELADLIATVETLNAVGWKQIRIVTDHGWLLLPEGLPKVALPKSVTSAKWARCASVKPGASPDATTFSWYWDSHASIAMPPGIGSYLAGTEYAHGGISPQECVIPDLRIRLGIGTVSAKLVSLAWRGLRIRVTVETSHPGLSVDLRLNRNQPNTTIAVASKELSSTGEASLVVDDESHIGAAAVVVVLDRDGGIIEARTTTVGIDE
- a CDS encoding Eco57I restriction-modification methylase domain-containing protein; the encoded protein is MLFARFLAENNLLIEPRSELSLTMEDMQELALEQGSDWLELAANYAQRMLPEIFRTDDPVLSLAMPPETRLALEQLLKSLPAAMFQADDSLGWVYQFWQTDQREAANRSGNKIGIEELPAVTQLFTEDYMVLFLLHNTLGAWWAGKVLAADPALAIAAQTEDELRAACAVGGVEWTYLRFVREDSAQGAWRPAAGIFESWPKAAKDITLMDPCMGSGHFLVFAFSILVALRSAEEQLTKDQAVTAVLRDNIYGLEIDPRCTQIAAFSLAFAAWRMLKRHAPLPKLHLACSGLAIGMPRQEWLRLGEKAAVTQGLAPAGDLLGREDDIFSSRIRTGLERIYDLFTKAPWLGSLIDPRRAGGDIFAADFNLLEPLLQKALADGNDELTEVAVAAQGMSKAAELLNNRYTIVATNVPYLGRGKAHQNIVDFCDNNFEDAKQDLATVFIRKNFSNIAVGGTQIVVFPQNSLFQAAYIKFREKILRESSIGFLVTLGEEAWQAYGDRGPLATLACLNAIEPTEAAQHFALDATKDTALEDKLRRIEFGQVAFIQQAKQLARPGSRIMLVDDSAFDNNRAVIGYHARARQGLKSGDDDRLVRMFWEVPEHDGWKFMQTTGSSDVLVAGLTKIIRWEDGGAAVARRQGVQAWGQYGIAVSQMRHLPTALYFGDAFDSNVCAISTSDRSAVGALLAFAHSRELANTVRKIEPGKKVNNGTFEVVPFDLAHWKGVAAEKYADALPTPHTSDPTQWLFTGQPKNSDEPLQVAVARLLGYLWPRQVGVSFAESPPLGPDGLEDYVETSGIVCLTPIKGQQGAADRLTALLAVAYGTEWSHSKLMELLASEGARQKTLDEYLRDQFFARHLQTFRDRPFIWHVWDGRADGFHALLNYHKLAGAKGEGRRTLEKLIYTYLGDWIDQQREDQKAGVEGADGRLAAAEHLKSRLEAIVAGEPPFDLFVRWKPLHLQAVGWDPDVNDGVRANIRPFMVARTLEGRKADACILRVTPNITWDKDRGTESSEDRVATDYPWFWSWDGKAADFAGSGVFDGKRWNNLHYTTAAKERARVAKASLKGTTR